A window from Hemicordylus capensis ecotype Gifberg chromosome 2, rHemCap1.1.pri, whole genome shotgun sequence encodes these proteins:
- the LOC128341897 gene encoding TNF receptor-associated factor 2-like → MMGKWKGSVMPVDPLTNSGLLCQECGFLLITPQQAECGHRYCTACVKGLFRETDKLTCRTCKKRLSPKQFHSDKAAENDTLATQVACPNFDCTWTGTLKSYQEHTCPPVAHLGIARSTAFAFGEQDGNKEKKPLWSVSSNTTGVSSLNGEAVLLRVEALEMMVASLRRQLNSQVAAVKSAQRCCSQYEKLLKSSQDLYNASNGAKESVPTSPELISTDGILVWKVENFSKLMKDAKEGKRRSFYSPAFATHAFGYHLCVRLYPDGDGIGKGSHLSLFLALAKGPYDDILPWPFRQKVTFSLLDPNRKMPPLKETFLPDPHSSSFHQPREILNVASGSPLFASHIQIPSYLKDDVLYLKVVVDLAGMEM, encoded by the exons ATGATGGGGAAATGGAAGGGGTCCGTGATGCCCGTGGATCCCCTCACTAACTCGGGATTGCTCTGCCAGGAGTGTGGCTTCCTCCTCATCACGCCGCAGCAGGCAGAGTGCGGGCACCGCTACTGCACGGCATGTGTGAAGGGGCTCTTCAG GGAGACTGACAAGTTAACATGCAGGACTTGCAAGAAAAGACTGAGCCCCAAACAG tTCCATAGCGACAAAGCAGCAGAGAATGACACTCTTGCCACCCAAGTTGCCTGCCCAAATTTTGACTGTACATGGACCGGCACCCTGAAATCATACCAG GAACACACCTGCCCCCCTGTGGCACACCTTGGAATTGCAAGGAGTACAGCTTTTGCCTTTGGAGAACAAGATGGgaataaagaaaagaaaccccTCTGGAGTGTCAGTAGCAACACCACA GGTGTCTCTTCACTGAATGGGGAAGCTGTCCTGCTGcgtgtggaggccttggagatGATGGTGGCATCTCTGCGTCGGCAACTGAACAGTCAGGTAGCCGCAGTGAAGTCTGCCCAACGCTGCTGTTCCCAATATGAGAAGCTCCTGAAAAGCTCTCAGGATCTGTACAATGCCTCTAATGGGGCCAAAGAGTCCGTACCAACGTCGCCAGAGCTGATTAGCACCGATGGAATATTGGTGTGGAAAGTGGAGAACTTTTCCAAGCTCATGAAGGATGCCAAAGAGGGAAAGAGGCGTTCCTTCTATTCTCCAGCCTTTGCCACCCATGCATTTGGGTACCATCTCTGTGTCCGGCTGTACCCCGATGGCGACGGCATTGGCAAAGGCAGCCATCTTTCACTGTTCCTCGCCTTGGCCAAGGGGCCCTATGATGACATCCTGCCCTGGCCCTTCCGGCagaaggtcaccttctctctcctGGACCCTAACCGAAAGATGCCGCCCCTGAAGGAGACCTTCCTTCCTGATCCCCACAGCAGCTCCTTCCACCAACCCCGGGAGATCCTCAATGTGGCCAGTGGGAGCCCCCTTTTTGCCAGCCACATCCAGATCCCCAGCTACCTCAAGGATGATGTGCTGTACCTCAAGGTGGTGGTGGATTTGGCAGGGATGGAAATGTGA